From Roseburia hominis, the proteins below share one genomic window:
- a CDS encoding bifunctional (p)ppGpp synthetase/guanosine-3',5'-bis(diphosphate) 3'-pyrophosphohydrolase: MSDVVIGIQEESVIAPTNKQLDIVDGHAVKAPADYQNPDELYDLLIKRIRKYHPSTDISMIEKAYRIARGAHEGQKRKSGEDYIIHPLWVSIILADLEMDKETIVSGMLHDVVEDTVMTCEEIRQEFGAEVELLVDGVTKLGQISYSSDKLEVQAENLRKMFLAMAKDIRVIIIKLADRLHNMRTLQFMRPAKQLEKAKETMDIYAPIAQRLGISKIKTELDDLALKYSQPEVFQDLVKQINARKTEREEFVRQIVDEVSRHMENAHIRADVNGRVKHFFSIYKKMVNQDKTVDQIYDLFAVRIIVDSVKDCYAALGVIHEMYTPVPGRFKDYIAMPKPNMYQSLHTTLMSSVGQPFEIQIRTKEMHKTAEYGIAAHWKYKESDDGKKSVEAKEEEKLSWLRQILEWQKDMSDNREFLNLLKGDLDLFAEDIYCFTPNGDVKNLPSGSTTIDFAYAIHTAVGNKMVGARVNGKLVTIDYKIQNGDRIEILTSQNSKGPSRDWLNIVKSTQAKNKINQWFKKEFKEDNIVRGKEMLSTYCKAKGFVISDLMKPKYMQIVQEKYGFRDWDSILAAVGHGGLKEGQVVNRLAEEYSKDHRKEMTDESVLEKVAEAAKNRVHVTKSKSGIVVKGIDDMAVRFSRCCNPVPGDEIVGFITRGRGMSIHRTDCVNMIHLSEQERVRLIPAEWEKPAEGEGTGSYLAEIKMYAHDRQGLLMDMSKVFTEMNIDVKSMNVRTSKQGTATIETGFIVQGRDELGKVIEKLRQLQGVLDIERAVG, encoded by the coding sequence ATGTCAGACGTTGTTATCGGCATTCAGGAAGAGTCGGTGATCGCACCGACAAACAAACAGCTTGATATTGTGGACGGTCATGCGGTGAAAGCGCCTGCGGACTATCAGAACCCGGATGAACTTTACGATCTTTTGATAAAAAGGATTCGGAAATATCATCCATCTACGGATATTTCTATGATAGAGAAGGCGTACCGCATCGCAAGAGGCGCACATGAGGGGCAGAAGAGAAAATCCGGTGAAGACTATATTATCCACCCTCTCTGGGTGAGTATTATTCTGGCGGATCTGGAGATGGATAAAGAGACGATCGTATCCGGCATGCTCCACGATGTGGTGGAGGATACGGTGATGACCTGCGAGGAGATTAGGCAGGAGTTCGGCGCGGAAGTGGAGCTTCTTGTGGACGGCGTCACCAAGCTGGGGCAGATCTCGTATTCTTCGGATAAGCTGGAGGTCCAGGCGGAGAACCTAAGGAAGATGTTCCTTGCCATGGCAAAGGATATTCGTGTCATTATCATCAAACTCGCGGACCGTCTGCACAATATGCGGACTCTGCAGTTTATGCGTCCGGCCAAGCAGCTGGAAAAGGCAAAGGAGACGATGGATATCTATGCGCCCATTGCACAGCGTCTCGGTATTTCCAAGATCAAGACGGAGCTTGACGATCTGGCGCTGAAATATTCGCAGCCGGAGGTATTCCAGGATCTGGTAAAACAGATCAATGCGCGCAAGACAGAGAGGGAGGAATTTGTCCGCCAGATCGTGGATGAGGTTTCCAGACATATGGAGAATGCGCACATCCGGGCCGATGTCAACGGGCGGGTGAAGCATTTCTTCAGTATATATAAGAAGATGGTGAATCAGGATAAGACGGTGGATCAGATCTATGATCTGTTTGCCGTGCGGATCATTGTGGATTCTGTCAAGGACTGCTATGCGGCTCTGGGCGTGATCCACGAGATGTATACTCCGGTTCCCGGACGTTTTAAGGATTATATCGCCATGCCGAAGCCCAATATGTACCAGTCGCTTCACACGACGCTTATGAGTTCGGTAGGGCAGCCCTTTGAGATCCAGATTCGGACAAAAGAGATGCATAAGACCGCGGAATACGGAATTGCCGCGCATTGGAAATATAAGGAATCCGATGACGGAAAGAAGAGTGTGGAAGCAAAAGAGGAGGAGAAATTAAGCTGGCTCCGCCAGATCCTGGAATGGCAGAAGGATATGTCAGACAACCGGGAGTTCTTAAATCTTCTCAAGGGCGATCTGGATCTTTTTGCGGAAGATATCTATTGCTTTACGCCGAACGGAGATGTAAAGAATCTGCCGAGCGGCTCGACGACGATCGATTTCGCGTATGCGATCCACACAGCGGTAGGAAACAAGATGGTGGGCGCCAGAGTGAACGGGAAACTGGTGACCATCGATTATAAGATACAGAACGGGGACAGGATCGAGATTCTGACATCGCAGAATTCCAAGGGTCCCAGCCGGGATTGGCTGAATATTGTAAAGAGCACCCAGGCGAAGAATAAGATCAACCAGTGGTTCAAGAAAGAGTTTAAAGAGGACAATATTGTCCGTGGAAAGGAAATGCTCTCCACCTACTGTAAAGCGAAGGGATTTGTCATTTCGGATCTGATGAAGCCGAAGTATATGCAGATCGTGCAGGAGAAATACGGATTCCGCGACTGGGATTCCATTCTTGCCGCGGTCGGGCACGGCGGTCTGAAGGAAGGTCAGGTGGTGAACCGGCTGGCGGAAGAGTACAGTAAAGATCACCGGAAGGAAATGACGGACGAGAGTGTTCTGGAGAAGGTGGCTGAGGCGGCCAAGAACCGGGTTCATGTGACCAAGTCGAAGAGCGGGATTGTGGTCAAAGGAATCGACGATATGGCGGTTCGTTTTTCACGCTGCTGCAATCCGGTTCCGGGAGATGAGATTGTTGGATTTATTACCCGGGGGCGTGGAATGTCGATTCACCGGACGGATTGTGTCAATATGATTCATTTGTCCGAGCAGGAACGAGTTAGGCTGATTCCGGCCGAGTGGGAGAAACCGGCGGAAGGTGAGGGAACTGGAAGCTATCTGGCCGAGATCAAGATGTATGCCCACGACAGACAGGGACTTTTGATGGATATGTCCAAGGTGTTCACAGAGATGAATATTGACGTGAAATCCATGAATGTCCGCACCAGCAAACAGGGAACTGCGACGATTGAGACCGGATTTATTGTCCAGGGAAGAGATGAATTGGGAAAAGTGATCGAGAAACTCAGGCAGCTTCAGGGCGTGCTGGATATTGAGCGCGCGGTGGGCTAG
- the hisS gene encoding histidine--tRNA ligase — translation MVMALKKKPVTGMKDMLPKEMEIRDYVIQMIKDTYKTFGFTSMETPCVEHIENLCSKQGGDNEKLIFKILKRGDKLKIDQAKEEIDLVDGGLRYDLTVPLARYYANHANELPSPFKAMQIGNVWRADRPQRGRFRQFMQCDIDILGEPGNLAEIELILATTTMLGKMDFHNFTVCINDRNILKAMAAYSGFREEDFDEVFIILDKMDKIGAEGVGAELQEMGYTQENVDTYLKLFDEISPDVEGIRFLKEKLAGFLDEKVAESMEMIISSVEAAKEADFRMKFDPTLVRGQSYYTGTIFEVTMDEFGGSVAGGGRYDKMIGKFTGQDTPACGFSIGFERIVMLLLENGYELPTKREKKAYLLEKGMPKEGVLKVLEMAKKDREEGKQVLIANMKKNKKFQKDQMIADGYENIVDCYKDSVMSL, via the coding sequence ATGGTTATGGCGTTAAAAAAGAAACCGGTCACCGGTATGAAGGACATGCTCCCGAAGGAGATGGAGATCAGGGATTATGTGATCCAGATGATCAAGGATACCTATAAAACCTTTGGATTTACCTCAATGGAAACTCCCTGTGTGGAGCATATCGAGAACCTGTGCAGCAAGCAGGGCGGTGACAATGAAAAATTGATTTTTAAGATTTTAAAGCGCGGTGATAAGCTGAAGATCGATCAGGCAAAAGAAGAGATCGATCTGGTGGACGGCGGGCTCCGCTATGACCTGACGGTTCCGCTGGCGAGATATTATGCGAACCATGCAAATGAGCTGCCGTCTCCGTTTAAAGCGATGCAGATTGGAAATGTGTGGCGTGCAGACCGCCCGCAGAGAGGACGGTTCCGCCAGTTCATGCAGTGTGACATTGATATCCTTGGAGAGCCGGGAAACTTAGCGGAGATCGAGCTGATCCTGGCGACCACCACGATGCTTGGAAAGATGGATTTTCACAATTTTACCGTATGCATTAATGACCGCAACATTTTAAAGGCTATGGCGGCATACAGCGGTTTCCGGGAAGAAGATTTTGATGAGGTCTTCATCATTTTGGATAAGATGGACAAAATCGGGGCAGAGGGCGTTGGTGCAGAGCTTCAGGAGATGGGCTACACGCAGGAGAACGTGGACACCTACCTGAAACTGTTTGACGAGATCAGCCCGGATGTGGAGGGAATCCGTTTCTTAAAGGAGAAGCTGGCAGGCTTTTTGGACGAGAAGGTGGCGGAGAGCATGGAAATGATCATTTCCAGCGTGGAAGCCGCAAAGGAAGCGGATTTCAGGATGAAGTTCGACCCGACTTTGGTGCGCGGGCAGTCTTACTATACCGGAACGATTTTTGAGGTGACGATGGACGAGTTCGGCGGCTCTGTCGCAGGAGGCGGACGGTACGACAAGATGATCGGCAAATTTACCGGCCAGGATACGCCGGCATGTGGATTTTCCATAGGATTTGAGCGTATTGTAATGCTGCTTTTGGAGAATGGCTATGAGCTTCCGACAAAAAGGGAGAAGAAGGCCTATCTTTTGGAGAAGGGAATGCCGAAGGAAGGCGTGCTGAAGGTTCTGGAGATGGCGAAGAAGGACCGCGAGGAAGGAAAGCAGGTGCTGATCGCGAACATGAAGAAAAATAAAAAATTCCAGAAGGATCAGATGATCGCTGACGGATATGAGAATATCGTAGACTGCTATAAGGATTCGGTAATGTCTCTGTAG
- a CDS encoding adenine phosphoribosyltransferase, producing MKKIEDYVLSIPDFPEKGIIFRDVTSILEDAEGLHLAIELLQEKLKDKEFDIVVGPESRGFIFGMPIAYNLHKPFVPIRKKGKLPCETASIKYDLEYGSAEIEIHKRSIKPGDKVVIVDDLMATGGTAAAMISLIEGLGGEVVEVLCLMELMGLKGREKLEGYEVDAVIQYPGN from the coding sequence ATGAAAAAGATTGAAGATTATGTATTAAGTATTCCAGATTTCCCGGAGAAAGGAATTATTTTCCGCGATGTGACCAGTATCCTGGAAGATGCCGAGGGACTGCATCTTGCCATTGAACTTTTGCAGGAGAAGCTGAAAGATAAGGAATTTGATATCGTAGTGGGACCGGAGTCCCGCGGGTTTATTTTCGGTATGCCGATCGCTTATAATTTACATAAGCCTTTCGTGCCGATCCGGAAGAAGGGAAAGCTTCCTTGTGAGACGGCTTCCATCAAGTATGATCTGGAATATGGAAGTGCAGAGATCGAGATTCATAAGCGTTCCATCAAACCGGGAGATAAGGTGGTCATTGTGGATGACCTTATGGCGACCGGCGGGACCGCAGCGGCGATGATCTCTCTGATTGAAGGCTTAGGCGGAGAAGTGGTGGAAGTTCTGTGCCTGATGGAGCTTATGGGCCTTAAGGGACGGGAGAAGCTGGAAGGATATGAAGTGGACGCTGTGATTCAGTATCCGGGCAACTAA
- the hemZ gene encoding coproporphyrinogen dehydrogenase HemZ, which yields MIQIKCQNERFTYDMYHIVKSFFPDAEINQTVEPEQESLIQIEFDRDSCFFCRQANLSECPVDIHLGGSACLSKGPVDLCLGRQANLRFEVAFSEIEAIEDKREQKRYINKKLYKLLSEMTGEEHAWGDMTGVRPTKMIMEKLEEGRSEQEIIDFMQDTYVVSEKKARLGIEIARREKAQLEKLDYQNGYSLYIGIPFCPTTCSYCSFTSYPVAKWQSRMDEYVDALLKELSYIAEVSKEKKLNTVYMGGGTPTTLSAAQMDRVLTHLERNFSFADLKEFTIEAGRPDSITKEKLEVIYRHGVGRISINPQTMQQRTLDVIGRRHTVEDVVNVFHMARQIGFDNINMDLIAGLPGEHPEEMKDTLRQIRELSPDSLTVHALAMKHGSRLTREKIERQKAMQNESARGADPSLKADEEINNTQMARELEEMIDMAADCAKEMGLAPYYLYRQKNIAGNFENVGYAKVDKAGIYNILIMEEKQSIIAAGAGASTKVVLPYEIDAPGSRNGRKTNMIRIENVKDVGEYISRLDEMIERKGEWLWR from the coding sequence ATGATTCAGATTAAATGTCAGAATGAGCGTTTCACCTATGATATGTACCATATTGTGAAATCGTTCTTTCCGGATGCCGAGATAAACCAGACGGTGGAACCGGAACAAGAATCACTGATACAGATAGAATTCGATCGTGATTCTTGTTTTTTCTGCCGCCAAGCGAACCTAAGTGAATGTCCAGTGGACATTCATCTCGGTGGCTCGGCATGCCTAAGCAAAGGTCCGGTGGACCTTTGTCTCGGCCGCCAAGCGAACTTAAGATTTGAAGTTGCATTTTCGGAAATAGAGGCGATAGAGGATAAGAGAGAACAGAAACGCTATATTAATAAAAAACTATATAAGTTGCTCTCGGAAATGACGGGGGAGGAGCATGCCTGGGGAGATATGACAGGCGTGCGTCCCACGAAGATGATCATGGAGAAGCTGGAAGAGGGGCGAAGCGAGCAGGAGATTATTGATTTCATGCAGGATACCTATGTGGTCAGTGAGAAAAAGGCAAGGCTTGGAATCGAGATTGCAAGAAGAGAGAAGGCGCAGCTTGAAAAGCTGGATTATCAGAACGGATACAGCCTGTATATCGGAATTCCGTTCTGTCCGACGACATGCAGCTATTGTTCCTTCACCTCCTATCCGGTCGCAAAATGGCAGAGCCGAATGGACGAGTATGTGGACGCGCTGCTAAAAGAGCTCTCCTATATCGCGGAGGTCTCCAAAGAGAAAAAGCTGAACACGGTCTATATGGGCGGAGGCACCCCTACGACCCTGAGTGCGGCGCAGATGGACAGGGTCCTCACTCACCTGGAGAGGAATTTCTCTTTCGCAGATCTGAAAGAGTTTACCATAGAGGCAGGACGGCCGGACAGTATTACAAAGGAGAAACTAGAAGTCATCTACCGCCATGGCGTGGGCAGAATCTCGATCAATCCGCAGACCATGCAACAGAGGACACTGGACGTGATTGGCCGGCGGCATACGGTGGAAGATGTGGTAAATGTATTTCATATGGCAAGGCAGATCGGGTTTGACAATATCAATATGGATCTGATTGCAGGTCTCCCGGGAGAGCATCCGGAGGAGATGAAGGATACGCTCCGGCAGATCAGGGAGCTTTCCCCGGACAGCCTGACCGTACACGCTCTTGCGATGAAGCACGGATCGAGACTGACAAGGGAAAAAATAGAGCGGCAGAAGGCTATGCAAAATGAAAGCGCCAGGGGAGCGGACCCCTCGCTTAAAGCAGATGAAGAAATCAACAATACGCAGATGGCAAGAGAATTGGAAGAAATGATCGATATGGCAGCCGATTGCGCAAAAGAGATGGGTCTTGCGCCCTATTATCTCTACCGTCAGAAAAATATTGCCGGAAATTTTGAAAATGTAGGCTATGCAAAGGTTGACAAAGCCGGAATATACAATATACTTATTATGGAAGAAAAACAATCCATCATAGCGGCAGGGGCGGGTGCTTCTACCAAGGTGGTGCTTCCCTATGAAATCGACGCGCCGGGCAGCAGGAACGGCCGAAAGACGAATATGATCAGAATTGAGAATGTCAAGGACGTAGGAGAGTATATTTCGCGGCTTGACGAGATGATAGAACGAAAAGGAGAATGGTTATGGCGTTAA
- a CDS encoding MBL fold metallo-hydrolase, whose translation MKVDIIVTGIISTNCYLVWDEETKEGVIVDPAAAPRKLISYIDEQGIQLKAILLTHAHFDHIMGIDKLIQLYGKMPVYVEEEDLELLHTPQLNESTVYTAGYSYAGGDVIHDGDVFHLLGRDFKVIHTPGHTAGGVCYYVAEENILFSGDTLFCCSVGRSDFATSSTSALIRSIKEKLFLLPDETVVYPGHMGATTIGNEKVNNPFV comes from the coding sequence ATGAAAGTAGATATTATTGTAACGGGCATCATCAGTACCAACTGTTATCTCGTTTGGGATGAGGAGACGAAAGAGGGCGTCATTGTGGACCCGGCGGCTGCGCCCCGCAAACTGATCAGCTATATTGATGAGCAGGGGATTCAGCTCAAAGCGATTCTTCTGACGCATGCGCATTTTGACCACATTATGGGAATCGACAAGCTGATTCAGCTTTATGGTAAGATGCCGGTGTATGTGGAGGAAGAGGATCTGGAGCTTCTTCACACGCCGCAGCTCAACGAGTCTACCGTCTATACCGCAGGCTACAGCTATGCGGGCGGAGATGTGATACATGATGGAGATGTGTTCCATCTGCTGGGAAGAGATTTCAAAGTGATTCATACGCCGGGGCATACGGCAGGCGGCGTATGCTACTATGTTGCAGAGGAGAATATACTGTTCAGCGGCGACACGCTGTTCTGCTGCTCAGTAGGCAGATCCGATTTCGCGACCAGCAGCACTTCGGCGTTGATCCGCTCAATCAAGGAGAAGCTGTTCCTTCTGCCGGATGAGACGGTCGTATATCCGGGACACATGGGAGCGACTACGATCGGAAATGAGAAGGTCAATAATCCATTTGTGTAG
- a CDS encoding helix-turn-helix transcriptional regulator yields MENQQNFFGDRVKQARKNAGLTQAELAEKVNMDVTTISRIENGAQFTPFPSMLNFSKALNVHFDYLICDYLEAGPDLSNPLDSKILDIISPLPDNYKLFILKEIQNLIQHFPTGE; encoded by the coding sequence ATGGAAAATCAGCAAAATTTTTTTGGAGACCGTGTGAAACAAGCGCGCAAAAATGCCGGGCTCACACAGGCTGAACTGGCAGAAAAAGTGAATATGGACGTTACTACCATCAGCAGAATCGAGAACGGCGCGCAATTTACGCCCTTTCCCAGTATGTTGAATTTTTCCAAAGCTCTTAATGTGCATTTTGACTATTTAATCTGCGACTATCTGGAAGCGGGGCCCGATCTTAGCAATCCGCTGGATTCGAAGATTTTGGATATCATATCACCTCTGCCCGATAATTACAAGTTATTTATTCTGAAAGAGATTCAAAATCTCATTCAGCACTTCCCTACCGGAGAATAA
- the aspS gene encoding aspartate--tRNA ligase gives MAESMMGLRRTHRCAELTEANIGEKVTIMGWVQKNRNKGGLIFVDVRDRSGLVQVVFEEESTDKMILEKAAKLRSEFVVAVVGTVEARSGAVNNNIATGAIEIRPEELRILSESETPPFPIEENSKTKEELRLKYRFLDLRRPDIQRNLMMRSKVATLTRQFLSEEGFLEIETPFLIKSTPEGARDYLVPSRVHPGNFYALPQSPQIFKQLLMCSGYDRYFQIVKCFRDEDLRADRQPEFTQIDMELSFVDVDDVIDVNERLLAKLFSEVLGIEVQLPIQRMTWQEAMDRYGSDKPDIRFGMELQNVTEVVKDCEFAVFKGAIENGGSVRGINAKGQGAMPRKKIDKLVAFAKDYGAKGLAYIALQEDGTVKSSFSKFMKEEEMSALIQAMGGENGDLLLFAADKNKVVWDVLGALRLELARQMELLDKNEYKFIWITEFPLLEWSEEQNRFTAMHHPFTMPMEEDLQYIDSDPGRVRAKAYDIVLNGNEIGGGSVRIFNQEIQSKMFEVLGFTPEQANEQFGFLLNAFKYGVPPHAGLAYGLDRLVMLMAKQDSIRDVIAFPKVKDASDLMTEAPAAVDTKQLEELGLELAKTE, from the coding sequence ATGGCAGAATCAATGATGGGCCTTAGGAGAACGCACCGCTGTGCGGAGCTTACTGAGGCGAATATCGGCGAAAAAGTTACCATCATGGGATGGGTGCAGAAGAACAGAAATAAAGGAGGACTCATCTTTGTTGATGTGCGCGACCGTTCCGGCCTGGTGCAGGTCGTGTTTGAGGAGGAGAGCACCGACAAAATGATTCTGGAAAAAGCGGCAAAGCTGCGGAGCGAATTTGTGGTTGCCGTGGTGGGAACCGTGGAGGCACGTTCCGGTGCGGTAAACAATAATATTGCAACGGGCGCGATCGAGATCAGACCTGAAGAACTGCGGATTTTATCTGAGTCCGAGACGCCACCATTTCCGATTGAAGAGAATTCCAAAACTAAGGAAGAACTGCGCCTCAAATACCGTTTCCTCGACCTCAGAAGACCGGATATCCAGAGAAATCTGATGATGAGGAGCAAGGTGGCAACTCTGACCCGCCAGTTCCTTTCGGAGGAAGGCTTCCTGGAAATTGAGACTCCGTTCCTCATCAAGAGTACGCCGGAGGGGGCGAGAGACTACCTGGTGCCGAGCCGTGTGCACCCGGGAAATTTCTATGCACTTCCCCAGTCTCCGCAGATTTTTAAACAGCTTTTGATGTGTTCCGGTTATGACAGATATTTCCAGATCGTCAAATGCTTCCGTGACGAGGATCTGCGCGCGGACCGTCAGCCGGAATTTACGCAGATCGATATGGAATTGTCTTTCGTGGATGTAGATGACGTCATCGATGTCAATGAGAGACTATTGGCAAAATTATTTAGTGAGGTTCTGGGAATCGAAGTACAGCTCCCGATTCAGAGAATGACCTGGCAGGAAGCGATGGACCGCTATGGCTCAGACAAGCCGGATATCCGTTTTGGAATGGAGCTTCAGAATGTGACTGAGGTCGTGAAGGACTGCGAGTTCGCAGTATTCAAAGGAGCGATTGAAAATGGCGGTTCTGTGCGCGGTATCAACGCCAAAGGACAGGGCGCGATGCCGCGAAAAAAAATTGATAAACTGGTAGCTTTTGCGAAGGACTATGGCGCAAAGGGGCTGGCGTATATTGCGCTCCAGGAAGACGGCACCGTGAAATCTTCCTTCTCCAAGTTTATGAAGGAAGAGGAGATGAGCGCACTGATCCAGGCGATGGGCGGAGAAAACGGAGATTTGCTTCTGTTTGCCGCTGATAAGAATAAAGTTGTCTGGGATGTGCTGGGCGCGCTTCGTCTGGAGCTGGCCCGTCAGATGGAACTTCTGGATAAGAACGAGTATAAATTCATCTGGATCACGGAATTCCCGCTTCTGGAGTGGAGCGAGGAGCAGAATCGTTTTACGGCAATGCATCACCCGTTTACCATGCCGATGGAAGAGGATCTTCAGTATATTGACTCTGATCCGGGCAGAGTTCGCGCGAAGGCTTATGACATCGTGCTGAACGGCAACGAGATTGGTGGAGGAAGTGTGAGAATCTTCAATCAGGAGATTCAGAGCAAGATGTTCGAGGTGCTTGGATTTACGCCGGAGCAGGCGAATGAACAGTTCGGATTCCTTCTTAATGCGTTCAAGTATGGAGTACCGCCGCACGCAGGACTTGCGTATGGTCTGGACCGTCTGGTGATGCTGATGGCAAAACAGGATAGTATCCGTGATGTGATTGCTTTCCCGAAGGTGAAGGACGCCTCCGACCTGATGACAGAGGCACCGGCCGCTGTTGATACGAAACAGCTTGAAGAATTGGGACTTGAACTGGCAAAGACGGAATAG